From the genome of Carassius gibelio isolate Cgi1373 ecotype wild population from Czech Republic chromosome A16, carGib1.2-hapl.c, whole genome shotgun sequence, one region includes:
- the LOC128030045 gene encoding ribonuclease P protein subunit p25-like protein, producing the protein MENYRKARTVEQPSLCPFPDLPSSTPEIRVKDGSKIRNLLRFALSRMEEKTASADHLGPHEGSGVRAGLGENLCRQIMFTGVGQSVAKAITCVEIMKRRVHSLHQLTKLVYCTVQEVWEPLEPEAGFESLTVSRNVPSVWVLLSRDSLDKDQPGYQAPGSFDALWAQALKEEAATPKHGQRRKRGGIGAGRTDGAGRGKGPRKHPGRPGEPRKPLGHAGGGQN; encoded by the coding sequence ATGGAGAACTACAGAAAAGCACGCACGGTTGAGCAGCCCTCCCTGTGTCCGTTCCCTGACCTCCCCAGCAGCACTCCAGAAATTCGAGTGAAGGATGGCAGCAAAATCCGAAACCTCTTGAGGTTTGCTTTAAGTCGCATGGAGGAGAAAACAGCCTCTGCAGATCATCTAGGCCCTCATGAAGGTTCAGGGGTGAGGGCTGGTCTGGGGGAGAATCTGTGCCGCCAAATCATGTTCACAGGTGTGGGTCAGAGTGTGGCTAAAGCCATCACATGCGTGGAGATAATGAAACGGCGTGTACACAGCCTACACCAGCTCACCAAACTGGTCTATTGCACAGTTCAGGAGGTCTGGGAGCCCCTAGAGCCTGAGGCCGGGTTTGAAAGTCTCACAGTCAGCAGAAATGTACCCAGTGTATGGGTTCTGCTCTCCAGAGACTCACTTGATAAGGACCAGCCGGGTTACCAAGCTCCAGGTTCTTTTGATGCTTTGTGGGCTCAGGCTCTCAAAGAGGAAGCAGCTACTCCGAAACACGGACAGAGAAGGAAGCGGGGTGGAATAGGTGCTGGAAGGACAGACGGGGCTGGGAGAGGAAAGGGTCCACGCAAGCACCCGGGTAGACCTGGAGAACCACGTAAACCTTTAGGTCATGCTGGGGGTGGGCAGAATTGA
- the LOC128031143 gene encoding uncharacterized protein LOC128031143 translates to MLAVLVTILMFSQGLSVENCGTSFITAFPENIAFYYRKTFNLFKITALHPNTMVNVTYMASGNLTTNASLAVGTVWTLNLTKEVEESQFLYSNKTFRITSDKNITVVSVSGWKGRFQSHVVQPEQNLGSVYHVPSLNYTKIAASFNLTMTSYVRFLPFRLMIINAVDEENSVTIKWVDESGESQEDEIVLHPYNLYQIQINETVREINADDKVAVILTHPCFDSKNCSCNMILNQLQPFVLNESMDRFPMPPLFSPKQLLVTTNKPFKVCQGSLTACTDVWVQNFSDILPLLPNFTNGTSLISTSMHVSLQLVRPGLILDLIPVSMFSGCYLVDFNSSSSGVLVIANTSSTNDVRMNNQPLPPYIIWNVMNGTEYSWAVVMGQRISTIWHPFARIGVYMFEGLESNNTYWSAATVINRDPDRYGCLVSPEMFVLGKEETNWSMSRKYCLENADLFARLNNMSNQDKMVSNMTDEDPTEGWISLRRSLYTTDWYWENKDSFSPNVNFTNWDNGQPERPEKGLCASVSLDPKKNFKWKSARCCSNKKPICYIRPKHLTLSDIL, encoded by the exons ATGTTGGCTGTTCTTGTGACCATTTTGATGTTTAGTCAAG GACTTTCAGTGGAAAATTGTGGGACGAGTTTCATCACTGCATTCCCCGagaatattgcattttattatcgAAAGACCTTTAACCTATTCAAAATCACTGCCCTTCACCCAAACACTATGGTTAATGTCACCTATATGGCCAGCGGCAACCTCACCACAAATGCAAGTCTCGCAGTTGGAACCGTTTGGACTTTGAATTTGACGAAGGAAGTTGAAGAATCCCAGTTCCTGTATTCCAATAAGACGTTTCGAATCACcagtgataaaaacatcacagtggtTTCTGTGAGTGGATGGAAGGGGAGATTCCAGTCTCACGTTGTCCAGCCTGAACAAAATCTGGGAAGTGTGTATCATGTTCCCTCTCTCAATTACACCAAGATAGCTGCGTCCTTTAACCTTACGATGACATCATATGTCAGATTCCTCCCTTTTAGGCTGATGATTATAAATGCAGTGGACGAGGAAAACAGTGTCACCATCAAATGGGTAGATGAAAGCGGTGAGAGCCAAGAAGATGAAATAGTGCTTCATCCTTACAATCTTTACCAGATTCAGATTAATGAGACGGTGAGAGAAATCAATGCAGATGATAAAGTGGCTGTGATTCTGACCCATCCGTGTTTTGACAGCAAAAACTGCTCATGCAACATGATTCTGAACCAGCTCCAACCGTTTGTGTTAAATGAAAGTATGGACAGATTCCCCATGCCCCCTCTCTTCAGTCCCAAACAGCTACTTGTGACAACAAATAAACCCTTCAAGGTCTGTCAGGGTTCTTTAACTGCTTGCACTGATGTTTGGGTGCAAAATTTTTCAGACATCCTGCCATTATTACCAAATTTTACGAACGGGACCTCACTTATTTCTACTTCCATGCATGTTTCCCTCCAATTAGTCAGACCTGGGCTCATTCTAGACCTCATTCCGGTAAGCATGTTCTCTGGGTGCTATCTGGTAGATTTTAATTCCTCAAGCAGTGGAGTCTTGGTGATTGCTAATACATCCAGCACTAATGATGTGCGAATGAACAATCAGCCTTTGCCTCCATACATCATCTGGAACGTTATGAATGGCACAGAGTACTCCTGGGCTGTAGTGATGGGACAAAGGATAAGCACAATCTGGCATCCTTTTGCAAGGATTGGTGTATATATGTTTGAAGGCTTGGAGTCTAACAATACCTATTGGAGTGCTGCAACAGTTATAAATAGGGACCCAG ACCGTTATGGCTGTCTGGTGTCTCCGGAGATGTTTGTACTTGGTAAAGAAGAAACGAACTGGTCAATGTCCCGTAAGTACTGCTTGGAAAATGCTGATCTGTTTGCCAGGCTCAACAATATGAGCAACCAGGATAAGATGGTCTCAAACATGACGGATGAAGACCCCACGGAGGGCTGGATCAGTCTGCGCCGCAGCCTGTACACAACAGACTGGTACTGGGAAAACAAGGACAGTTTCTCACCCAATGTGAACTTCACTAACTGGGACAACGGACAGCCTGAAAGGCCGGAGAAAGGCTTGTGTGCCTCAGTTTCCCTAGATCCCAAAAAGAACTTCAAGTGGAAGAGTGCTCGCTGCTGTTCTAATAAGAAACCAATTTGCTATATAAGACCAAAACACCTCACTCTTTCAGATATTTTGTAA
- the siglec15l gene encoding sialic acid binding Ig-like lectin 15, like isoform X1, with translation MQDYVFGLLSFICSLKGLSCSSWTMKVPEQVNGTLGQNVILPCIFTHPIQNTYTGHINVKWMQGNKQEPIFKCMLHNKTNAQNNCNYLKSSERLSLQGNPTKGDISLRINHLQFTDASQYTCRVELDYGQFEKHTTFNVNAPAKILSLSLDLEVLGMMVKCIAQGNPLPEFKWTSSSGPLENVPIKTDHTNFIVISSVPHSEQDVYTCQTVNSLGQDQKTFPSNDSNCLGLKVTTGILGCLLLLGLVPFILDALKRRQSAQTSMLQDIGVQRVKPSIYHANEKIYANISTCPVGPEQGDVCSTGALREGGKVIPNTPKNRPPGPPPDTGEK, from the exons ATGCAGGATTATGTGTTTGGTTTGCTTTCTTTTATTTGTAGTCTAAAag GCCTATCATGTTCATCATGGACCATGAAAGTACCAGAACAGGTCAATGGCACATTGGGACAAAATGTGATTCTCCCTTGCATCTTCACACACCCAATTCAAAATACTTACACCGGTCACATCAATGTTAAATGGATGCAGGGCAACAAACAAGAACccatttttaaatgcatgcttCACAACAAGACAAATGCACAAAACAACTGTAATTATCTAAAATCATCAGAGCGACTCTCGCTTCAAGGTAACCCCACAAAAGGAGACATCTCCTTAAGAATCAATCATTTACAGTTTACCGATGCCTCACAGTACACCTGTAGGGTGGAGCTGGATTATGGTCAATTTGAGAAACACACAACGTTTAATGTCAACG CTCCGGCAAAAATTCTCAGCCTATCCTTGGATTTAGAGGTTCTGGGTATGATGGTGAAATGCATTGCCCAAGGGAATCCGCTTCCAGAATTTAAATGGACCTCCTCATCTGGACCACTAGAAAACGTTCCAATCAAAACTGACCATACAAACTTCATAGTCATCAGCTCAGTTCCACACTCTGAGCAGGATGTGTACACTTGCCAAACTGTGAACTCTCTGGGCCAGGATCAGAAAACATTTCCATCAAACGATTCAAATTGTCTTGGTCTGAAGGTGACGACTGGCATTCTGGGGTGTTTGCTGCTGCTCGGGCTTGTGCCATTCATTTTGGATGCGCTGAAAAGAA gacaAAGTGCACAGACAAGCATGCTACA ggaTATAGGTGTACAGAGGGTTAAACCCTCCATATATCATGCTAATGAGAAAATTTATGCCAATATCAGCACTTGTCCAGTTG GTCCTGAACAAGGTGATGTCTGCTCAACTGGGGCATTGAGAGAGGGGGGAAAGGTGATTCCCAATACCCCAAAAAATAGGCCCCCAGGTCCCCCGCCGGACACTGGCGAAAAGTGA
- the siglec15l gene encoding sialic acid binding Ig-like lectin 15, like isoform X2, with amino-acid sequence MQDYVFGLLSFICSLKGLSCSSWTMKVPEQVNGTLGQNVILPCIFTHPIQNTYTGHINVKWMQGNKQEPIFKCMLHNKTNAQNNCNYLKSSERLSLQAPAKILSLSLDLEVLGMMVKCIAQGNPLPEFKWTSSSGPLENVPIKTDHTNFIVISSVPHSEQDVYTCQTVNSLGQDQKTFPSNDSNCLGLKVTTGILGCLLLLGLVPFILDALKRRQSAQTSMLQDIGVQRVKPSIYHANEKIYANISTCPVGPEQGDVCSTGALREGGKVIPNTPKNRPPGPPPDTGEK; translated from the exons ATGCAGGATTATGTGTTTGGTTTGCTTTCTTTTATTTGTAGTCTAAAag GCCTATCATGTTCATCATGGACCATGAAAGTACCAGAACAGGTCAATGGCACATTGGGACAAAATGTGATTCTCCCTTGCATCTTCACACACCCAATTCAAAATACTTACACCGGTCACATCAATGTTAAATGGATGCAGGGCAACAAACAAGAACccatttttaaatgcatgcttCACAACAAGACAAATGCACAAAACAACTGTAATTATCTAAAATCATCAGAGCGACTCTCGCTTCAAG CTCCGGCAAAAATTCTCAGCCTATCCTTGGATTTAGAGGTTCTGGGTATGATGGTGAAATGCATTGCCCAAGGGAATCCGCTTCCAGAATTTAAATGGACCTCCTCATCTGGACCACTAGAAAACGTTCCAATCAAAACTGACCATACAAACTTCATAGTCATCAGCTCAGTTCCACACTCTGAGCAGGATGTGTACACTTGCCAAACTGTGAACTCTCTGGGCCAGGATCAGAAAACATTTCCATCAAACGATTCAAATTGTCTTGGTCTGAAGGTGACGACTGGCATTCTGGGGTGTTTGCTGCTGCTCGGGCTTGTGCCATTCATTTTGGATGCGCTGAAAAGAA gacaAAGTGCACAGACAAGCATGCTACA ggaTATAGGTGTACAGAGGGTTAAACCCTCCATATATCATGCTAATGAGAAAATTTATGCCAATATCAGCACTTGTCCAGTTG GTCCTGAACAAGGTGATGTCTGCTCAACTGGGGCATTGAGAGAGGGGGGAAAGGTGATTCCCAATACCCCAAAAAATAGGCCCCCAGGTCCCCCGCCGGACACTGGCGAAAAGTGA